In Vicia villosa cultivar HV-30 ecotype Madison, WI unplaced genomic scaffold, Vvil1.0 ctg.000227F_1_1, whole genome shotgun sequence, the genomic window aataaacagcggaaagatgagagacctgtttatagaaacctgtgatgtaatgtttatgaatgatatgcggatgcaaatgcaatgttttcaaggaactaaaaggattttaacacatattgaaacaaaagaaaaaaacgtCATTATGAATTCATAAGGTCATAATCCATTGGTTACATCAAAGTGAAGATgcggaaaaaaaaagaaataaataataaaaacataaaagtcTAAATTCCGGGACTTTTGTCTTCCTGACGACGCTTCCTTTTCAGAGTCCTGACTTCTTCCTTGTGTGCCTTGatcatttcttctctttcttggacaagcctggagatctCCTCTTCCCATGAGTTGATCTGATCTGGagaaacaaaatcttcaatcttccatttgcgAGAAAAATAGTCAAGTAAAGTCTCCCGCTCTTTAGCATTTGCTATCAATACTTCTTTTTCAGCTTCAGCTTCTCGCAAACGTCTCTCAAAGTCATCCCTTTCTCTCTTCAATTGGTTGACAGTTGCTACAAGGTCTTCGTTTGGAGAAGGGACATATGGCTCAAACGCAACCGGAACAGCAGGAGGAGATATTCTTGGTACTATAGGCGTATCAGATGGGTATGGCATCCCAAATTTAACAACTCGGTCATAGATCCATTGGAAGTATGGGTCCAATGGAATGTAGTTTCTCCTCCCTATGTCTTTTGCACCAACTTTCTTTACTTTCGACCAGGCTTTAATGAAGAGATCTCTTTTCTTAGCTTCATCAGAATCATAGCTGAAATATTCTGCACTAATATATAAGGAACATGGCTTGTCTTTTAAAgcgaaaccaaactgatgtcgagctaaaATGGGATTATATGTTATTCCTCCGCGAACACCAAGAAGAGGTATGTTGgggaattctccacaacaatcaaacaacaaagttctctcaaactccttttggtaCCAGATGACGTCGTCaaaagaaagcttcataattctcTGAGCCCAAGTTAAACCTTCTTCATTCCTTCTTACGGAGcggggtaagtgcgaaataaaccacttatgcaatagAGGAGCACATCCAAGAacacaacctttcctttttgacGCTCGAAAATGAATGGAATGTAATAAGTCACCAAGTAGGGTAGGAACGGGATTCTTACTGAGGAATATCTTGATAGCAGCCATATCAATAATTTTATCATAATGGTGGAATAATACTTGCCCATAAATTAGCAAAGATAAAACACTCTCTAAAGCATCCATGCTTGAAGCTTTAGCAAAAATCTCCGCCTTTTCGTAGAGGATGTCAAGAGGTAATCCAGAGTATTCTTTCTTACTAATCCAAACCTTCTCAATCTCAGCTTTTGGTAGGTGTAGGGCAGCAACAATGTCTTCCCATTTAGGGtcttcttctttaccagtataagggatccgatcaagtacaggAAGTCCCAGCAAGTATGAGAACTCCTCCAAGGATGGTACcaactgaaaatctctataagtgaagcaatgtagcagaggatcatagaactgaatcaTAGTATTGAGAAGAGTTTCATCCACATTAGTTGGCACCAAGCTTACAAGCATGTTGAGAGACTCACTGAACCTGAGAGAACCAGAAATGTTGTCACAGAAAACCTTCAATGGTGTAGGCACTTTCTTGAAATTAAGGAAGAATGGTTTACGAACTTTGATTTCCATTTTCAAAAAACCTACAAAACAGCATATGGTTAAGATCCTTCaattccttgaaatgggttagtcaTGATATGcatgaatgatgcatgtatgcatgatgcacaaacacaaataagtccacacaaatcacacaatttctttaggcttggcttgcatggagttttgaccaggtgagatacccttccccaaaggtacttctaaggataaggatgatatcagcaacgggttctaccgagttacccagaattgtcagccctcctaaagcaccctcgaacatgatacatacataccatgcaatgatactttgagaaagaacctatctgagctgtagtatcgggtagcgactatgctctcaacatacatcaagagtagtcgccccactacgttcctaaaagtcaagatgggttaaaggtaactaaaggtccttaagctccgactcacccacggatatccgcacgaacctccctcatacaagagaagcatgcaaacacccatagaggcctaacttaagcgtggaCTCTCATATtaaccaatcctccacatacatgaaggaggtctccatgactatgccacttcctatcttaggtgtacttgaatccgAGTGTAGGAtttgtccttcatttaattcccaaaacaaccctgaaaaataaagaaagcaaagcaaacaatagaaaacatttaagtgatcctaaacttttaaggtaacccctcttttattcgaaaaatccccagcagagtcgtcagttctgtaatacggtgaactgactttaaagaaaatgtcccggtaagcaagagtcgccaccaacttttattttatccaatttaaagaaaggctaaaagaacagaaaaagaccttttaaatagattttgagttcggggggtaatttatacaaagggaaggtttaaggcaccctttgtatccatggttttccatgggctcttaattgcttagctcatttgtaaataagcgtagcctttttgaaggtttttgataaaagggtaaaatagatttaaaccagagcaagcaattaggaggtaattacccttaaaatattaaaaaaaaggttcttttagcctttcagggctatccataccataagagggtaggaagtccttttattggaggttgaagggtcatcgaagttatcgttcgccataagactgaccctgccataaagggggcaggtagtctaagggaaggataaaataatcattttaggcaaccaatgaggacacctcagcaatcgaaagggactatcatatcatgtcgtaggcaacttcgagggacgagatcatataaccggaggcaacatcgaagggacttatgatctatagtaataataatgaaatgagagcaacatttgctgaggcatcctcgtatccgagggacttgactattttgtaataaacaaggcaacaaggcaacaaataacaaggcaacaggcaacaagaggggttacccttaaaggtgtgtgggtgcacaatcacgtggttgattcagatatattatcttataattagtgattctaattttaattcaaggttttcacgccctattattactaaccacgcaattaaacaaataatacaaAATCTAACTATTACAAGGCCTCGGGCGGGGGATTACATGGCCAAAAACCCATTgataagaaaaataaaggcaagaaagaacaataattaaataatagtaaGTTTCGGGTTACC contains:
- the LOC131625602 gene encoding uncharacterized protein LOC131625602, whose product is MEIKVRKPFFLNFKKVPTPLKVFCDNISGSLRDFQLVPSLEEFSYLLGLPVLDRIPYTGKEEDPKWEDIVAALHLPKAEIEKVWISKKEYSGLPLDILYEKAEIFAKASSMDALESVLSLLIYGQVLFHHYDKIIDMAAIKIFLSKNPVPTLLGDLLHSIHFRASKRKGCVLGCAPLLHKWFISHLPRSVRRNEEGLTWAQRIMKLSFDDVICAEYFSYDSDEAKKRDLFIKAWSKVKKVGAKDIGRRNYIPLDPYFQWIYDRVVKFGMPYPSDTPIVPRISPPAVPVAFEPYVPSPNEDLVATVNQLKRERDDFERRLREAEAEKEVLIANAKERETLLDYFSRKWKIEDFVSPDQINSWEEEISRLVQEREEMIKAHKEEVRTLKRKRRQEDKSPGI